The nucleotide sequence AGATAACCGTGACGGGGAAAGCCACAACCGTTCCTGGAACTGTGGAATAGAAGGCATTACCGATGATCCGGAAATCAATACGTTGAGAGAAAAGCAGAAACGCAACTTCTTAACCACTCTATTTTTGTCTCAAGGTGTGCCTATGTTAGTATCTGGAGATGAAATTAGCCGGACACAACATGGCAACAACAACGCTTATTGCCAAGACAATGAGCTATCGTGGATCAACTGGCCTACAGCTGACAAAGATCTGCTAGACTTTACTAGAAAACTTATCAATTTCAGAAAAAAACATCCGGTGTTTTGCAGGCGCCGGTGGTTCCAAGGTCAACCTATTAAAGGGTTAGGACTGGAAGACATTGCTTGGTTCCTGCCCGATGGAACTGAAATGACAGAAGTGCATTGGCAGGATTACTTTGCTAAATCATTAGGAGTATACCTCAACGGACGCGGAATCCACTCAAGAGGCCCCAAAGGAGAAATTATCCTTGACGATAGTTTTTACTTGGTTTTCAACGCTTATCATTTGCCTTTGGACTATAAACTTCCACCTAAAAAATATGGTGCTCAGTGGACCAAAATCTTGGATACCTGCTTTAACTATTTTGACGAAGATTCGACAGAAACTTATGAACCTTGTCAAACCATACAGGTAGAAGGACGTTCGATCGCATTGTTTAAATACACATTTTTATGAGTTTTTCAGAAGTAAAGAAAAGTATTCCGGGAATACGCTTTGATAAAGAAGGGGTGGCCAATGTAACGCTATGGGCACCCCATGCTCAACAGGCAGAAGTTTACTTAACCCAAAAAGATGTAAAACTACCCCTAGAGCAGAAAGTCTATGGATATTGGCAACTTACCACAGAACAAATAAAATCAGGAGATTATTACCAATACATTTTAAATGGAGAAAAGAAATTACCGGATCCGGCTTCTATTTCTCAACCAGAGGGCGTGCATGGCCCTTCACAAGCCATTGACCTTACCTATAAATGGTCAGACCAGTCGTGGAACAATATTCCGCTAGAGGACTATATCCTATATGAGCTGCATACAGGCACTTTTTCTCCTGAAGGCAATTTTGAAGGCATAGAAAAAAAGCTTGACTATTTGAAGGAACTCGGCATCACAGCCATAGAAATTATGCCAGTCTCCCAGTTTCCAGGCCAGCGAAACTGGGGCTATGATGGGGTGTATCCATTTGCGGTACAGGAATCCTATGGTGGTGTATTAGGCTTACAACACCTGGTAGACACCTGTCATAAAAAAGGCATAGCGGTCATCCTTGATGTAGTTTATAACCACCTAGGTCCCGAAGGCAACTATTTGGCTGAATATGCACCTTATTTTACTGACAAATACAATACCCCCTGGGGAAAGGCCATAAATTTTGATGATGCCTGGTGCGATGGCGTCAGAAAGTATTTTATAGAAAATACCCTGATGTGGTTCAGGGATTTTCATATTGATGCCCTCCGTATGGATGCCGTACACGCTATTAAAGACTTTAGCCCAAAACATATTCTAAGGGAAATAAAAGAGCATGTCAATGAACTACAAAAAACAACAGGAAGGAACCACCACCTAATTGTAGAATTAGACCTAAACGACAATAAGTTCATAACCCCATTAGAAGATCATGGGTATGGCATGGACGCCCAATGGATAGATGAGTTTCACCATGCCCTTAGGGTTACAACAGGCGAAGAGAAAACCGGATATTATGCAGATTTTGACGGGCTGAAACACCTGGCCAAATCATATAAAGATGCCTATGTTTACGACGGTATTTATTCGCCGCACAGGCACAGAAACTTTGGCACAAAAACAGACAATAACCCAGGAAAGCAGTTTGTTGTATTTTCCCAAAACCACGACCAAACCGGCAACAGGATGCTTGGCGAACGTTCCAGTCAGCTTGTAAGCTACGAAATGCTTAAAGTTATGGCCGGAGCGGTTATCTCCAGCCCTTACCTGCCGATGCTGTTTATGGGTGAAGAATATAGTGAAACCCATCCTTTTTTGTACTTCGTAAGCCATGGTGACCCCAATTTAATAGAAGCTGTAAGGAAAGGAAGGAAAGCGGAATTTGCGGCTTTTCACGCAAAAGGAGAAGCACCAGACCCTCAGGATGAAAAAACCTTCGAAACATCTAAACTTCAATGGGAGCTGCTAGACAAGCACGCACACAAAACGCTCTTTAGGTACTATCAGACTCTTATAGCCTTGCGCAAAAAACAACCAGCCCTGAAAAACCTAAACAGAAAAAATGTAGAAGTGTACCCTGACGAAGAAAAGCAAAGCCTGATACTGCACAGGTGGCACGAAAATCAACATATTGTGTGTGTGATGAACTTTTCCAAACAGGCTCAAAATATCAACCTTCCATCGGTTAATATGGAATGGGTTAAACTACTAGACTCTGCCGCCCCAGAATGGAATGGCCCAGAAGCTGCTCCAGAAACATTGCCTAATGCAGCTTTTTTCAAATTACAACCTGAATCTTTTTTAATCTATACCAATAAGCATGATTAATCCAGTTTCTACTTATAGACTGCAACTTCACAAAGGTTTTACCTTAGCAGATTTAGACCATATAATTCCATATTTAAAATCACTGGGCGTAAAAACGGTTTATGCGTCCCCGATATTTCAAGCTACACCTGGAAGCACGCATGGGTATGATGGTGTAAACCCACATTTAATAAACCCTGAAATAGGGTCTGAAGAAATCCTCAAGCAAATAAGTCAAAAGCTTAAAGAAAATGACATTCTTTGGCTCCAGGATATTGTTCCAAACCACATGGCCTTCCACCCCGACAACATCTGGTTGTGGGATGTGCTGGAAAAAGGCAGGCGTTCCATATATGCTGAATATTTTGATATTGCTTGGAACAGCCATGTGTACAATGGAAAACTCATGGTTCCTTTTCTGGGTTCGCCCCTTGAAGACCTTCTGAGAAATGGAGAAATTAAATTAGATTATCATGACACAAGGCTTATCTTTCGCTATTATGATAACACTTACCCTTTACAACCTGCTTCTTACCTTAATGTCTTACGGGGAGAAAATACTCCTGAAGAAGTCAAAAACCTGTTAAACAAAATTCCATTACCTGATCAAAACGAAGACAAAACAGGATATCAGGGTCAATGGGACGAAATTAGACAGCAATTAAGTACTCTTTTAAACCAAGAACATATTAGAGATTGGTTTAACGATACCATTTATGCAATTAGCAGTTCGCCTGAGTACCTAAAAGAAATAGCGGACCAACAGATTTATCAGCTTTCCCATTGGCAGGAAACAGACCACCAAATAAACTACAGACGCTTCTTCACCATCAATGGCCTTATATGCTTAAACATCCATAAAAAAGAAGTTTTTGAAGATTACCACAAGCAGATTAAGAAACTTATAGACGAAGGTGTAATACAAGGGTTAAGAATTGACCATATAGACGGTCTATATGATCCTACAACTTACTTACAACAGCTACGGAAACTTTCTGGCGAGAACCTATACATTGTTGTAGAGAAAATTCTTGAACCCCGGGAAAACCTTCCTGAGCATTGGAAAATACAAGGCAATACAGGTTATGACTTCCTTACTCTGGTCAATAACCTGCTTACAAGGAGAAAAAGTAAAGAAAGGCTTACTGAATTCTATAGGAAGTTAACCGATGACGACACGCCTGTCCACTCACAAGTATTGGAGAAAAAAGCCAATATCCTTTACAACAATATGGCGGGAGAATTGGACAACTTAAGCAAACTCTTTTTTGACCTAGACCTTCAGAAAGACCATGACATACCGTATGAAGATCTAAAAAAAGCCATTGGAGCAGTGCTGATACACTGTCCGGTTTACCGCTATTATGGCCATGCAATGCCTTTGGACAAAGAAGAGCAAAATGCACTAAAGCAAGTTTTCAAAGAGATCAATAAAAAAGAAAACGATCTCTCTGAACCGGTAAATGCATTAGAAGGTGTGTTGATTAAAGCACCGGAACATGGAGATGCAGAATTTAACAGACGTGCTTTACAGTTTTACCAACGCCTGATGCAGTTTTCAGGCCCTCTAATGGCAAAAGGTGTAGAAGATACCCTCATGTACACCTACAACCGTTTTATAGGCTTAAATGAAGTGGGTGGATCTCCAGAGTTGTTCGGTATCTCACCTGAAGAGTTTCACCAACACATGCAAGAAAGGCTCCTAAAGATGCCTTTGTCCATGAATGCCACTGCTACCCACGATACAAAAAGAGGCGAAGATGTGAGCGCTAGGCTAAATGCCCTCTCCGATATTCCTGGACGATGGTTAAAAATGGTAAAGAAATGGCAGAAGCTTAACCAAGAGGCTAAGCAAAATGGACCTGATACAAATGACGAATACTTCATTTACCAAACACTGGTCGGCGCCTATCCAATGCCTGGACAAGACGAAGATAACTTCAAGCAAAGATTTAAGAAATACCTAGTAAAAGCACTGAGAGAAGGGAAATTAAACTCGAACTGGACTCAACCCAACGAAGCTTATGAGGCCGCAGTTACTTCTTTTGCAGAGAAACTGCTTGAGCCTGAAAATGCCTTTATGAAGAGCTTCAAAAAATTCCATGAGGAGCTTTCTGATTTTGGGATTGTAAATTCACTATCAAAGCTTGTACTTAAGTTTACTTGCCCCGGAACGCCTGACGTATATCAAGGATGTGAGTTTTGGGACTTAAGTATGGTAGACCCTGACAATAGAAGGCCAGTCGATTATAAATTAAGGCAAGATGCGCTCAAGACATTTGAAAACTCCAACGAGCTAGAACTGGAAAGCCTTTGGGGAAACAGGTACAATGCACAGATAAAGCAATGGCTGACCACAGCACTTTTAAAAGAGCGTAAACAAAATCCAGAATTGTTCAGCGAAGGGGAATATATTCCTCTTCAGGTAAAAGGAGCTTATGCATCGCATGTTTTAGCGTTTGCCCGTCGACATAAACAAGATTGGCTGGTAGTAGCCATACCTTTGCATATAGGTAGACTTTGCAAAGGACAAAAACAGAGCCTGGACGCACTAGACTGGAAAGACACCAGGGTTTCCTTGCCCCCA is from Cytophagaceae bacterium ABcell3 and encodes:
- the treY gene encoding malto-oligosyltrehalose synthase, yielding MINPVSTYRLQLHKGFTLADLDHIIPYLKSLGVKTVYASPIFQATPGSTHGYDGVNPHLINPEIGSEEILKQISQKLKENDILWLQDIVPNHMAFHPDNIWLWDVLEKGRRSIYAEYFDIAWNSHVYNGKLMVPFLGSPLEDLLRNGEIKLDYHDTRLIFRYYDNTYPLQPASYLNVLRGENTPEEVKNLLNKIPLPDQNEDKTGYQGQWDEIRQQLSTLLNQEHIRDWFNDTIYAISSSPEYLKEIADQQIYQLSHWQETDHQINYRRFFTINGLICLNIHKKEVFEDYHKQIKKLIDEGVIQGLRIDHIDGLYDPTTYLQQLRKLSGENLYIVVEKILEPRENLPEHWKIQGNTGYDFLTLVNNLLTRRKSKERLTEFYRKLTDDDTPVHSQVLEKKANILYNNMAGELDNLSKLFFDLDLQKDHDIPYEDLKKAIGAVLIHCPVYRYYGHAMPLDKEEQNALKQVFKEINKKENDLSEPVNALEGVLIKAPEHGDAEFNRRALQFYQRLMQFSGPLMAKGVEDTLMYTYNRFIGLNEVGGSPELFGISPEEFHQHMQERLLKMPLSMNATATHDTKRGEDVSARLNALSDIPGRWLKMVKKWQKLNQEAKQNGPDTNDEYFIYQTLVGAYPMPGQDEDNFKQRFKKYLVKALREGKLNSNWTQPNEAYEAAVTSFAEKLLEPENAFMKSFKKFHEELSDFGIVNSLSKLVLKFTCPGTPDVYQGCEFWDLSMVDPDNRRPVDYKLRQDALKTFENSNELELESLWGNRYNAQIKQWLTTALLKERKQNPELFSEGEYIPLQVKGAYASHVLAFARRHKQDWLVVAIPLHIGRLCKGQKQSLDALDWKDTRVSLPPEAPDHYEQLTDAKGKKKGNIAIKDLFNKVPIGVAKLKKLEKNRDAGILMHISSLPSAFGTGDFGPEAQKFADFLARSRQKYWQILPLNPTEEGTGYSPYSSISSMAGNTLLLSPELMAEDGLIKKEKLKQFKIPTSETANFPKAEKIRKVLFKKAWKNFQKGKAPHLKPEFEAFCAKEAFWLDDFALYLAIKDAHKGKAWFQWPEALKKRDKRTLEEFAEENQEVLEKIKWFQYMFIRQWKHLKAYCNKQDIHLFGDLPFYVSYDSADVWAHPGIFSLDEEGNIKGVAGVPPDYFNANGQLWGMPVFKWEVLKQRNYDWWIQRLRKNMELYDFLRLDHFRAFADYWEVPAGEETAINGTWKDGPGKDFFEAVKKALGDLPFIAEDLGDINELVHNLRDDLKLPGMKVLQFAFGDDLPESIYIPHNYTPLYIAYTGTHDNNTTKGWFRQDAGSIERKNMEKYTGIKVTDDNVHEVLARLAYSSVAKTAILPIQDVLGLDEQARMNIPASVEKNWLWRLKKGALKPSIEKKLRNWTRTFNR
- the treZ gene encoding malto-oligosyltrehalose trehalohydrolase → MSFSEVKKSIPGIRFDKEGVANVTLWAPHAQQAEVYLTQKDVKLPLEQKVYGYWQLTTEQIKSGDYYQYILNGEKKLPDPASISQPEGVHGPSQAIDLTYKWSDQSWNNIPLEDYILYELHTGTFSPEGNFEGIEKKLDYLKELGITAIEIMPVSQFPGQRNWGYDGVYPFAVQESYGGVLGLQHLVDTCHKKGIAVILDVVYNHLGPEGNYLAEYAPYFTDKYNTPWGKAINFDDAWCDGVRKYFIENTLMWFRDFHIDALRMDAVHAIKDFSPKHILREIKEHVNELQKTTGRNHHLIVELDLNDNKFITPLEDHGYGMDAQWIDEFHHALRVTTGEEKTGYYADFDGLKHLAKSYKDAYVYDGIYSPHRHRNFGTKTDNNPGKQFVVFSQNHDQTGNRMLGERSSQLVSYEMLKVMAGAVISSPYLPMLFMGEEYSETHPFLYFVSHGDPNLIEAVRKGRKAEFAAFHAKGEAPDPQDEKTFETSKLQWELLDKHAHKTLFRYYQTLIALRKKQPALKNLNRKNVEVYPDEEKQSLILHRWHENQHIVCVMNFSKQAQNINLPSVNMEWVKLLDSAAPEWNGPEAAPETLPNAAFFKLQPESFLIYTNKHD